The Centroberyx gerrardi isolate f3 chromosome 13, fCenGer3.hap1.cur.20231027, whole genome shotgun sequence genome contains the following window.
acaaatcctgCAATTCCATGTTTTGACTCTCTGTGGTGGGGATATCCTTTTGTTTAGATTTGGACTAAGGATTGGGCCTATCACTttactttttaaagattatttttttatgattttcgCCTTTTAATGGAGAGGCAAGCAAGGAGCAAGGAGACAGCAAGGAGACGTATCAGGTAAGTTTAAATACCATCTGACGAGCAAGATCATTGGCTGACAGAGAGCCCGACTAGATAACCAAACGTGTTCATTAGATGACAATAATTGTGAGCAAGAGACCTGGTGTGGTAACATGTTGGGCTAATACGAGGTTTGAATGATTTACATTGGCCTACCCTGGTGaatgtttatttgaaatttgatttaataattttaatttttaatttaaacATGGAATTTTGGAATTTAAAGTACTCTGTACTACTGTAATtacattttgcatattttagattttagacaCTTTTATCCACAGCAAGTTACAAAACCTCGCCATTGTGCACCCAATCCTAAAACACTGGCTGTACGATGCAACATTTCCCTTCAGCGTTTTCATTTAAATTTGTGCAATTTGACTGTCAAAAGCAAGAATTCCGATTAACTGCACAAACAGGTGCACAAACATGTTGTTCGTGAACAAACTCAGGTACAGACTGTTTGCACCTTTGACATAAATGATATTGTAATTGGCTGAGAGATATAGTGGTGAAGGGCTGTTGTGAACCTGACCCTCAGCTCATCCTGGTGTTTACTGGGAGAAATGTGTAGCTTTAAACTGCAGCTAAACACACCTGGAGCTAGCTGAGATCTTCAGCTGCAGCCCACGAGAGACAGAGTGTTCTTTCTATTCttttccagggggtcccccagcaagttgatgaattgttaaacttcagcagtATTTCATTTATAAGAGGTTAACGCAGttagagaatgcagaagaatgactattttcttcatagtttcactgttatctctctacctacaatacagacagtcttggaattctggacaatctagcaatacaaatattcttagatttgggtccgagagacaaaatctcatcaaagtgggtccgtggctctaatgtgtactaaattaagggtccttgatatgaaaaaggttgagaatcactgtactACTGCACACTGTTCTATTGTACATCGTTAACAGTTAGCTAAACTGCCCATATGgacaggggcggaaatcacgggggggacaggggggtccggacccccccttcctgggactaacagagagttgtccccctcaatatatcattgtaaacataactatataattttaaataatataataatatgcattgaaagcacttgtgctaattatagacgcaaaacaatgcgtttttaagtttcgaaagattgagtccctctctcatatgcctcacagtggtttggtccactgcctacctgcctccccgaacccccacacacacacattagccctcggtacgagtgtgtgtggaggatctctggaagtgtgtcagtggtgacagacctccagtaagtagctgaggttaacttaaaacaaaggatgtgtcagacatttttctttacttctatcactcaatagaataaaacacattcacaattgtaatcagactacattttgttccgttacctcgcggttgaatctcgtgcgtcagcgtgttggtacggagcagccgcgtctcctaatgcatgtgtgtgtatggaggcaggaggtctgtccacaattaaaatcctcataactcgctgaattttcgaccgattttcaagcggtttggtttgttacaaatgccagacatgtatttatgatacatgatagttggttaaattaaaatgcgggatttcataccaaaatactttatcttttgtagatggtaacagtaatatttctataatataatatttaagattaacttaccctatgtaattaggttctaagtatattatttttttcttactgcatgtaaaatggctgccactatgtaattttgttcataattttggaaataaatgaagacttaattaataaaaaatacataattacaacaaacattatgttaaaatataagtaagtttctggcaggcttcatagcgttctggacttttacacattgacagcaaaacattagagatctgctttttcgggaaaacaaaatctaattaggcatatattagctttagttcagttaatgggtgttgcatctcacctactactgtaaataacctgcatgctgtgtgtgtgtgtgtgtgtgtgtgtgtgtgtgtgtgtgtgtgtgtgtctatttgtcagccagccaggtcagttaaaatggcagagaaaagaaaaacagacatccgatcatttttcagtgcaccgaaacgccaagtagaaagaccccagtaatatcaaaggcaatttgataaaatcttcataagaaaggaatgaagtgcttatggaaatgtttcataatggacctctatatacatttaatacaacagtacttttggcggcacctttggtgtccccttcaggaattgctcttgagaaatttttctgtttattgtcccccccaacagtgaaatgaaatatccgcccttggttgtccccctcaatatatcattgtaaacataactatataattttaaataatataataatatgcattgaaagcacttgtgctaattatagacacaaaacaatgtgtttttaagtttcgaaagattgagtccctctctcatatgcctcacagtggtttggtccactgcctacctgcctccccgaacccccacacacacacattagccctcggtacgagtgtgtgtggaggatctctggaagtgtgtcagtggtggcagacctccagtaagtagctgaggttaacttaaaacaaaggatgtgtcagacatttttctttacttctaccactcaatagaataaaacacattcacaattgtaatcagactacattttgttccgttacctcgcggttgaatcttgtgcgtcagcgtgttggtacggagccgcgtctcctaatgcatgtgtgtgtatggaggcaggaggtccgtccacaattaaaatcctcataactcactgaattttcgaccgattttcaagcggtttggtttgttacaaatgccagacatgtatttatgatacaggatacttggttaaattaaaatgcgggttttcatatcaaaattatcttttgtagatggtaacagtaatatttctataatataatatttaagattaacttaccctacgtaattaggttctaagtatattctttttttcttactgcatgtaaaatggctgccactatgtaattttgtttataattttggaaataaataaagacttcataaaaaagacataattacaacaaacactatgttaaaatattaagtaagtttctggcaggcttcatagcgttctggacttttacacattgacagcaaaacattagagatctgctttttcgggaaaactaaatctaattaggcatatattagctttagttcagttaatgggtgttgcatctcacctactactgtaaataacctgcatgctgtgtgtgtgtgtgtgtgtgtgtgtgtgtgtgtgtgtgtgtgtgtgtgtgtgtgtgtgtgtgtcagccagctaggtcagttaaaatggcagagaaaagaaaaacagacatccgatcatttttcagtgcaccgaaacgccaagtagaaagaccccagtaatatcaaaggcaatttgataaaatcttcataagaaaggaatgaagtgcttatggaaatgtttcataatggacctctatatacatttaatacaacagtacttttggcggcacctttgatgtccccttcaggaattgctcttgagaattttttctgtttattgtcccccccaacagtgaaatgaaatatccgcccttgagTGCAGGTAATCCACAAATTTTTGTCAACATTTCATAATTTGACTAAATTGACTACTCAGCCCAACCAACATCCTGGTATCAACATGGACATACCGGAGGAACCAGATCTGGATCCGGCCTAtcaaaagaggaggagaacgctcaacagtgaaatgatgaatgaagtgaatctttctatttttttttttttactggaatCTTTGGACCATTACAAAGAAATGAAGGAATATTAAGGTACTGTCTCTAAGCCCAAGCTAAAATGCTTGAATAAAATAGCAGGCAAATGTACCGCCAAGGCATCTTTCcctttaatattattatataagatgaagaatttctgtACTTTTTGTAGGCTGTAAATCACATGACAGAAGAACATAGACTGGAGTTTCAACTATACAGAGCATAATATGTATCAATTTGAACATGATGTCCTGATGATCCTGAAAATCACATATTCAACAGTATCAAAAACAACTGTAAATATTACACAGAAGAACATTTTAATACGAAGGTCAAGTTGGAAGGTAACATAACACTTATACAGTAGACACCTCTATTCAAATTTTCATAAAATCAGAGAATATCTGAATCAATTCAAGAAACAATTCAATGTAATAGCAATATCAGAGACTTGGTATAGCCTAAATTCAGAGAAGGGTGTGGATTTTGAAATTAATAGTATTAGTAAAAAAAGAGGGGGTGTGGCCCTTTATGTGGATAGAGCCTTTAACTACAAACTAGTGGACTGCATGACAACAGTCATTGATGAGGTGATGGAATGTATTGCCATGGAAATTGCCATGGTGAAAACCCAAAATATAATAATAGAACTATGAAAGAAATCACAAAAGCTATAGATAATAGGAAATGCATGCGAGGGATGTTTATAGAAACTTAAAAATGCTTTTGACACTATTGATCATGGAATAATACTTAAGAAGCTAGAAGGTTAGAGGGATAGTCCATAACTGGTAGAGAAGTTATTTAGAAAATGTACAACAATACGTATAAATTGCTGATTGTGAATCTGAGTATAAGAATGTTATTGTGGAGTCCCATCAGCATTGGGTCCAAAATTGTTTATCTTGTACATCAATGATATTTGTAGAGTATCGAAGATTTAACATTTCGTTTTATTTGCAGATTATACAAACTTATTTTGCTCTGGGGAGAAGCAGCTCTTGAATATGTTATGGATGAAATGATTCAATTTAAGAGGTGATTTGATATAAATAAGTTATCACTGAAtttgaacaaaaataaatgacaatgaCACATTGAATCTCTTTACAAGCCTCACAAATTAATAGTAAACTCCACAGTCTCAGCCTTACCTGTATTCCAGGTGTTCCCACAGCTGGCCCAGGGGAGCTGGGATCTGAAGGAGAACACCAGGTAGAGGAGAGCCCAGGCTTGGATAACAATAAAGCTGAAGTCATAGAGTTTAATTATCACATGTCCATATCCAATTcctaaaatacagaaaaaacataGTTTTTAAAACAGTACGTATTTGGGTATATAACGTTCAAACCTGTGGAGGTAATTCAAATTTTGCTTTGAGCCACACAGAACAGCTTGAGTTATAttcagaaagaaaacacaatttctTGTCTTAATAATAATGTCTTAATTATGTACATAGTGTGATTTGggcatttttttctcctgttagCAGGAGCACCTCTCTACCTCCAAATTCTGAATTTGTATTATTCACCTCCACCATTCTTGTAGCAGAGGTATGGGAATCTCCACACATTGCCCAGACCAACCACATTTCCTGCAACAACCAGAATATACTCTGTTTTACTAGCCCACTGTCCTCTGTCTTcaatccttctctctttttttgccttccttctttctctgttcatcttcaagggcggatatttcatttcactgttgggggggacaataaacagaaaaatttctcaagagcaattcctgaaggggacaccaaaggtgccgccaaaagtactgttgtattaaatgtatatagaggtccattatgaaacatttccataagcacttcattcctttcttatgaagattttatcaaattgcctttgatattactggggtctttctacttggcgtttcggtgcactgaaaaatgatcggatgtctgtttttcttttctctgccattttaactgacctggctggctgacaaatagacacacacacacacacacacacacacacacacacacacagcatgcaggttatttacagtagtaggtgagatgcaacacccattaactgaactaaagctaatatatgcctaattagattttgttttcccgaaaaagcagatctctaatgttttgctgtcaatgtgtaaaagtccagaacgctatgaagcctgccagaaacttacttatattttaacataatgtttgttgtaattatgtcttttttattaattaagtcttcatttatttccaaaattatgaacaaaataacatagtggcagccattttacatgcagtaagaaaaaaataatatacttagaacctaattacgtagggtaagttaatcttaaatattatattatagaaatattactgttaccatctacaaaagataaagtattttggtatgaaatcccgcattttaatttaaccaactatcctgtatcataaatacatgtctggcatttgtaacaaaccaaaccgcttgaaaatcggtcgaaaattcagcgagttatgaggattttaattgtggatagacctcctgcctccatacacacacatgcattaggagacgcggctccgtaccaacacgctgacgcacaagattcaaccgcgaggtaacggaacaaaatgtagtctgattacaattgtgaatgtgttttattctattgagtgatagaagtaaagaaaaatgtctgacacatcctttgttttaagttaacctcagctacttactggaggtctgccaccactgacacacttccagagatcctccacacacactcgtaccgagggctaatgtgtgtgtgtgggggttcggggaggcaggtaggcagtggaccaaaccactgtgaggcatatgagactcaatctttcgaaacttaaaaacgcattgttttgcgtctataattagcacaagtgctttcaatgcatattattatattatttaaaattatatagttatgtttacaatgatatattgagggggacaactctctgttagtcccaggaagggggggtccggacccccctgtcccccccgtaatttccgcccctgccTGCACTACAGTGTTAGCCCTCCAGATCTcaagatgaacagagaaagaaggaaggcaaaaaaggagagaaggattgAAGACAGAGGACAGTGGGCTAGTAAAACAGAGTATATTCTGGTTGTTGCAGGAAATGTGGTTGGTCTGGGCAATGTGTGGAGATTCCCATACCTCTGCTACAAGAATGGTGGAGGTGAATAAGAAATATTAAGAATTTGGAGGTAGAGAGGTGCATCCTTGTTTTGGGAAATGTCTTTTGATGAGAGGTGAGTGAAAAGTCAGCACTAATTTTTCATTATCATGGTCatatatgtctgttttttatACCTAGGGGCCTTTCTGGTGCCATATTGCCTgttagttgtgtttttgggaATACCTCTGTTCCTACTGGAGAGTGTGATTGGTCAGTACACCCAGGAGGGAATGGTCACCTGTTGGAGGAAAATTTGTCCACTGGCACAAGGTGAGTGTATGAATGTATGCAGTCAACAGGAGAAAAAATTGCCCAAATCACACTATGTACACAATTAAGACATTATTATTAAGTTTTCTTTCTGAATATAACAGTTGTTCTGACTGTGTGGCTCAAAGCAAAAATGTAATTACCTCCACAGGTTTGAACATTTTATATCTAAACACATATTGTTTTATAAACTAtgttttttatctgtattttaggAATTGGATATGGACATGTGATAATTAAACTCTATGACTTCAGCTTTATTGTTATCCAAGCCTGGGCTCTCCTCTACCTGGTGTTCTCCTTCAGATCCCAGCTCCCCTGGGCCAGCTGTGGGAACACCTGGAATACAGGTAAGGCTGAGACTGTGGAGTTTACTATTAATTTGTGAGGCTTGTAAAGAGATTCAATGTCTAACTCATTGAACGAGACACTTTACCCCCAATGGCTCCAATGGAATtgctcagtgaccaacagtaGATGACTGTGGTTGTAGttggcaatgtgtgtgtgtaatgagtataatgtgtgtgtgagcgtgtagCAGTGTGTTGCTCGGtgaactttttttgttttgttgtgttttttgccttCTTCCCTATTTTCTCCCAATTTTGTCATTTGCCAATTCCCTGTGTGCTCTACGTTATAAAATTACATAACTTATCTTATCAGGAAACTTTAAAAGAATCTTCTGCTAGCTGTCAAGCTTCCACCTGCAATTGAAAATATAGAGAAATGTGAAtagaaaaaatctgaaaatgcaaCTTTACTGAAAAATAGCTTCAACAGGTGCAgctgcatgaaaacacacagagaaaaacagcaataacagtgtgaaaaaaaaaaaggaaattaattCTATCTCACAGAAATGTATAttgacatggttaatttctgtgctgtttttgagtGGGAACCAATAATTTCTGATCGATTTTGTgcttagataatgtcagcttgtttgctagctaaccatagtatctggtcagctaaccatcactgttgTTTATCGTCTGATTTGCACAGAAGCTAGCACATCAAGATTAAGCTAGGTAACAGGTTAACTGAGTCAATTTGGAAATAAATCTACCTCATCAgacttttcatttttacttaggcctatattactgaattgacctatatccacaccacaacaatcttttttgagaatctctctttttcttaaccggttgttatatatttagccattatttgcacacagctcAATAGTGGCACCAGttgtggttgctgggagatttctGATGCAACTTCAAAGCCTCAATTATATTGTATTACAGTTATTCCTTATGGCATCTTTGTTAATTTGTTCCCAAAATCAGCTAACTGTGTGGGTCTTCAGACTTCTCATTCACCAAATATCACTGCAAATCGGACCATGTTGACCAACACCACCTCTGCTGCAACTGAGTTCTGGGAGTGAGTCTTAATTCCTATTCTCATAAGCCAGGATGAACTCTAATTTAATATATCACTGCATCACTTAATCATGCATTAAAGATTATTATTCTGTGTTACCCCAGTAAAAATGTTTAATACTAGAACAAGAGCTAAGAGTATAATAAATGTAccataaaaatatatttcagtcTTCAGTAAACTGAGTGATACTTGACATCACTTTAGGACACCATTCAGGAGTTTGTGTCACATTATGCGCATAAATTTCCCCTTACCTCAGACGGCGGGTGCTGGCCATCTCTGGAGGCATTGAGGAGCTGGGCAGTATCAGATGGGAGCTGGCCTTGTGTCTTCTGGCCTGCTGGGTGCTCTGCTACTTCAGTATCTGGAAAGGTGTCAGATCCTCAGGAAAGGTCCTGTGGTAACATTTTATCTAGGATAGACTAGTGGTCCATACCAGCCTACACATTTTCATCAATTTCCCTCTCACCATTAAGCATTAATGCATTaacaattttatataatttgttaTTAATTATCTGCATTAATTTAAGCGTCACTGCAAACATTTCTTTGTCTTGTTAGGTAGTGTACTTCACAGCCACTTTCCCCTATGTGATGCTCCTGATACTACTAGTCAGGGGGTTGACTCTACCTGGAGCTTGGGAAGGGATTCAGTTCTATCTGTATCCAGACTTGAACCGCCTGGCTAATTATGAGGTAGGCTGTTTATGTTACCTCAGTTGTAGAATAAGCATAGAATCAAAATCAACATAAGACTTATATTTCTGgtaattttttgttttctgaatcAGAAAGTTAGGCTAAATATTTCCAGTGGTGTgacttacatttacattttaggcatttaggcCTAGCTGAATTGGAAAGGTCAGGCCCTGGGCCAAAGTGCTGCTTTTGATACTGTTCACCATCCCATACTGCTGGAATGATTGGAAAGCCTCGGTGGTGTCTCTGGCTCTGCACTGACCTGGTTCAAATCTTACCTGAGCAACAGACTGAAGTTTGTTACAATCAACAGCCAACAGTAAAAACCAACAACCGTTAAATAGGGGGTCCCGCAGGGCTCCATCCTTGGAACCCTCCTTTTCAGCCTCTACACGCTCCTCCTCTGCATGCTCCTCCCTGGACATATTATGTGCAACCACGGCCTAAACTACCACCTGTATGCTGACAATACTCAAATATACATCCATACCACACctgacatttcagctacaatgGCAACACTCAACAACTGTCTGCAGAATATCAAATCGTGGCTGCAGAGCAGCTTTTTGAAGCTAAACtccaacaaaactgaaataatcCTCATCGTCTCCAAGTCCACATCTGATACAGTCCGCAACCTCTGCCTCTCCATTGATAATATGACAGTCACAGATCCGCTCATACCTCAAATTTGCTGACGCAGACCACATAATCCATGCCTTCATCACTTCAAGGTTGGATTATTGTAATGCACTCCTCGCTGTCTGCCCTTCCCACCTCCTCAACAAACTGCAATAAGTACAAACTTCTGGCCATCACCAACACAAGGCTCCGCTCCTTGGGAGACAGAGccttttcctctgctgtcaaTCACATCTGGAACAAGCTACCTCCCCCAGTCAGAGCATCGGACAATGTTGATTCTTTTAAAACACTTCTCAAGACTCACCTTTTCAGGGCCTTCTagtgttaaaagaaaaaatgcaccaaaatactggtattaaaatggttaaaaagcaTATGCAATGGGTTTTACATGGCGCATTTAGGCACGTAGGTACAAAAAAATAGACTTGAAGCAGCATAAAGCATCCCCAGAAAGATGATGTTCAAACTCCTTGACTGCAGCACTGATTAAAATGAGAGCGTTTCTGTTCCGAGAGACTAAAAAACGACAAAAAAACACGTCTGAGTTGTGTCAGGTGTAGACATGCCAGTTATTTCACTTTCATAAGCAGTACTACCAACTCAGTATTTATGATGCCTTTTGTGACATTGCAGGTCTGGATAGAGGCCGGATCTCAAATATTCTTCTCCTATAGCTTGACCATAGGAACTCTGACTGTTCTGTGCAGCTATAATGAGCGCAACAACAACTGTTACAAGTAAGCAAGTCAGGTATCACagttatttttatgaaaatattttgCTCTTAGAAGTTAGTCTGGTTACTATAGACCCTGTTTGtataaaaagttaaaatgttaaaacacTTCCTTTACCACTGAGAATTTCCTTTTTTGACAAGGGCTGTTTATCACTCTTACCTTGACCTCTAGGGATTGCTTTTGGCTCTGTCTGCTGAACAGTGGGACCAGTTTTGTTTCTGGATTTGTAGTATTCTCTGTACTTGGATTCATGGCTCAGAAACAGGGTGTTCCCATTGACATGGTGGCAGAGTCAGGTATATTCTAAGGTTTTAAAATTAACCATGAATAAATGTAACTTAAAATCCATATACAGTTAATTACATGGCTGaactctttcccctctctcctcattcctTGTATACTTCACAGGTCCAGGTTTGGCCTTCATCGCATACCCTCAGGCAACAGCCATGATGCCATTGCCTCAATTCTGGactgtctgttttttcctcatGCTTCTTCTACTGAGTGTTGACACACATGTACGGTTGTTTGTTGTATTACCCATTGATTATTAGTCAGAGCATTGCAGGCACATGAAAATTAAATTTGCCCATTTCACTTTGCCTCCAGTTTGTGACAGTGGAGTGTTTCATCACCACAGTGAGCGACTTGTTTCCTAAGCTGTTTCGCACACCAGGAAGGCATGAGATCTTAGTCCTCCTCATCTGTTTATCCACCTTCCTCCTACAACTGACCTTGGTCTCTGAGGTGAACAATATATTGTCCTGAAAGCACATTGAAAAAAACTGTTGTCACAAGATTTTCCTAATTTAAACATTCTCTCTTCCTGTATTCTCCAGGGAGGAATTTACATATTCCAGCTTATCGATTATTATGGCTGTACAAGAGTTTGCCAGAATTTCATGGCTGTGTTTGAATGTCTGACTGTGGGCTGGATAGTTGGTAagcaaataaagcctttgtTCATTATGCAATTATTATGCAATT
Protein-coding sequences here:
- the LOC139913681 gene encoding sodium- and chloride-dependent GABA transporter 3-like yields the protein MNRERRKAKKERRIEDRGQWASKTEYILVVAGNVVGLGNVWRFPYLCYKNGGGAFLVPYCLLVVFLGIPLFLLESVIGQYTQEGMVTCWRKICPLAQGIGYGHVIIKLYDFSFIVIQAWALLYLVFSFRSQLPWASCGNTWNTANCVGLQTSHSPNITANRTMLTNTTSAATEFWERRVLAISGGIEELGSIRWELALCLLACWVLCYFSIWKGVRSSGKVVYFTATFPYVMLLILLVRGLTLPGAWEGIQFYLYPDLNRLANYEVWIEAGSQIFFSYSLTIGTLTVLCSYNERNNNCYKDCFWLCLLNSGTSFVSGFVVFSVLGFMAQKQGVPIDMVAESGPGLAFIAYPQATAMMPLPQFWTVCFFLMLLLLSVDTHFVTVECFITTVSDLFPKLFRTPGRHEILVLLICLSTFLLQLTLVSEGGIYIFQLIDYYGCTRVCQNFMAVFECLTVGWIVGVDRFSNIIEDMMGQRPSVFFRLCWRYFVPLLSLISFVLYLVDYKQLRINNWYVYPDWAYAVGWTMTVSSVIMVPLWGIGQLCLSTFRQVSVQRRSHLHTSAFSSSLEASKSFL